The Leptidea sinapis chromosome 3, ilLepSina1.1, whole genome shotgun sequence genome segment cttaaataaataaataagcttaATATTTCACTGTTATGTCatgttttttcatttattttcgtAAGACAAATTATAACGGTAAATCTATTCTCGTCTTGTCTAACTTATTCTTCGATCTATGCTAGGATCTTTtaagaatatataattttagaataTGGGCCGACGATTCAATTCTTTAGTCAACTACAAAACATACATCACCGACTCAGCGAGACATGctagatacatattatttatacagtGTCTTATTTCGCGAATCCAATTTCCGGGTGAATACACGAACTGGTTGTAAATAACGCAGACAAAGCCAAACTGGAAAGGCGTTCGATATATTATGCAGGCCACGCTTCCAGCGTCGGGCAACGAGCTCTGTAAATACCAGTTACCACTGAAACGAAGATTTGGCttcttgttattttaaatgtggCTGTGAATGCCTTGGAAAAGATGTTTAATTGGATATATTTTGGATGAAAAGTtaccgatatagcccaaatgattgtgaaacttaAGTGCCAGtaggcagggtacatagttcgacggacagatggccgttggggcagtaaagtctgtTGGTAGGTAGTTGGTAGACCCCCactagatggaccgacaatctgatcaagatcgccggaatacgttggatgagggcagagcaggaccgatctcgtggaaatctttgggggaggtctttgttcagaagtggacgtcttccggctgatgatgatgatgatggatgAAAAAATTTACGAGTCCTTCAGTGGAGTAAAATAATGCTTTTCGTGGAAGGCAGAGCTGCTCAAATTATCGACAATCCAGTATTCTGCGAACCTAGCTTTGATTGGCGTGGTGAAGACAGTATGtatctaccacatttatcacggggatgtAACGATAAGCTGGCTGAGCTGATCCCTGCTCCAAACATAGACACCACACGCCACAAGCCAGCGTATCAATTTCAAGAACTGCAAGCTTACTTCGTATGGTTTTTAAACACATACCtacacattttaattattataagaatgatttattaattattattgatatcgtAATTCGTCGTCCGATAGTACAGTTTTAACTTGATTGAGAATAAGGGGTCTACCCTTTTTGATCTCATTGCAAAACCatgtttgtaaattttattaaaattaataaatatatgattttatagTATAGGTAGTTTGTTATAATCTACtaaaacaaactaaattttgtaactgtcttattaataaacgcagtgtaaagttactccaagtttataacacggggagtgttccgaagcgCTGTTTactctgattcctgccgccgaattccacccacgcacgacacgccacaagttaggatatcatccccaccatctggatgtgtggcggtcttccacagtgcggtttacaaggaactttcttccacgtactacaaagctgtggaatgaacttccttgtgcggtgtttccaggacgatacgacatgggtacattcaaaagagcacgtacaccttccttaaaggccggcaacgctcctgtgattcctctggtgttgcaagagattgtgggcggcggtgatcacttaacaacaggtgactcgtacgctcgtctgtcctcctattccataaaaaaaagtttgaaattACTTCTCCTTTTCATGTAATTCTGTGGTTACGAAGggaagataaagacaaaaattttgaaacttggaataactttacttcgcgtttttTATTAACGCAGTAAGGGATTAGACGAGATAAACTGCAACAAATAAGTGAATATAGAAATTAACAGTTTGAGCATCTAACATTTGATTAATAAAAGCTGGAATCCATTGTTTGGAGATACGTAAATAGTTTGATCCCTTTGACACTTGTTCCGCTTCTAGCGATGAACGAAATGCAAGTAGAGCTAGAAATAAGGAAAGAGTTAGGGATCTCATTCTAGAAGTGGGTGTAGTTTTGTCGCTGGGTTATACCGACTCTTCAAGTATAACGGGATGTTACTCGCATTGCAGATTGACCCATATCCCTCAGCGAGAAATTTTGACAGGTCTTATCGCTGcatccactgacctctactttaCTTGTAagccactggactggcggctgtcaaagtgtttTTGTGCCTGTTGGTATTCGCCATTttagcgctgttggccatgtagcgagagtctgcggtactaaaactagtgatgacaacctcaacAAACATCTAAAGTTGGtgggaaaatatttacataaaaaattgtgtatttttaataaagttttttaaaattgtgtaggtacttttaataaaatttttaaataaaataaaatgcaaaaatacttcagagtattgtacgttccttcgcagccatttgtattatacatcaaaattagttctctagacgctcgcgagtggtgcTTCAGatatgcacaaaaaatttgctatcaaacatatggaatagcctgtccagtggtatttacaAGTGGCTGCAACAAATTAATGGAGTGTGTCCTCACCGGCAGTGTATTAGACTTGCAATATACTAACAAAGCATCTcttacggagatacagcaagaaagAAAGAGAAAGCGAATATATTTTCACCTACGGAATTTCCGTAATTGGTACCCACCTAACCCGCATCAAAGAAGGTTATATAGTAAATAACATAGTCTTTGAATATACCAGCGGACAAACAACCTGAGAGCAAGATAATTCGTAACTAATTTTGGTTAATCAATGTGTGCATTAGCTAGagatttaatattcaattaagGGAGCTAATGCcatgcgtggctgactgtttacaacTTCTTAATCAGAAtcagttacaattacaaatgattctctttccttttctatcttgctgtagaGATATTTTTCTCTGAGTTATATTGTAAGTAAATCTATGATTataaaagataacatttaaaagATACATTTAGTACAACAATCTAAGATTATGGATTGGTGTCCGCTGCGATCCAACTAGATAACGCAGGCatagtcacaaagtgcggcaactaatactacgcccaagtgggcgtactcgagccagcctCGAATGTGTGACGTTGCCGTGCCACaggttctgttaaacttttctTATAGTTAAAACTAGaataccgggttgcgtagtaaaactatgtaaaaataatactactagaaataagaaagacactgggatcacataatatcatcagaatatatttattctatttatttcaatgtaaaataacacgaagcgtacgttacaaaattttagagatgccattgagtgtcaagatgccacgcacacaagcttctttacaaatagccaatagacactacaatataaagttgccgtaataaaatagctattgttcttaggtagtgctgTATATAGTTGGACCTCAGCGGATACCAATCCTTATCCAAGATTTCATCTATAATaccatgtatataatatgtatctatacctacaatataatatgaagtatGTATACGTCACACTTTTAGTCTTAATAAGAAAAAGTTCATATAGGGGAGCTCCCCCAAACAAAACAGCGAACAtgcttttactaaaaaaaaacatatcccATAACGCATCACGTTATTAGCCCGCGTCAAACAACCAGAGTGCCCTATCATCTCAGTCAGACGcactatttcatttttatttctttttccgCTATAGTTTTTTGGCGCACTCATCTCTAGGGCGCGACGGAGGAAATGTCGTGATTTAGCGACgacaaaaatgttattttcgTAACAGGCTGTGTGTGAGTATTGCCATTCTTTGTGGGCTTGCGTGACATATTTTCCTAGTGTCGACGATTACAAATGGGGAGATAAATCACGGCACAAGTAAATCTTTCTTTCAAAAGTTCTATTTCAACTTATTCTGGTGACAGTTAGTGACAGTTGcgtttttttcattaataaccTTATGGCCAAGTAGTAGGTAAACGTGtgcctatttatttattacagatgCACAAACGAACTACGTAACTactaatttaaaatactaacctattcataatggtccgctcacttaaaacagccgctgaggagtgttttttctcattctgacttaggtcaatagaagaagacagagtgtgaattagcaatgctttaagttagcagactattatgaataagggggtgagGAGCTAATGGCAAGCGTGACTCACTGCTTACGACTTGTCTATCAAAACCGGTTAAAGTCACAAACGAttttccttttctataaaatttattaatttagacgTCATTTTGCAATTGATATCTATTATTATCAGAATTTTTTGAGTAATCTGAGTGTAGATTCTgttaatatttgtcttcaaattcTGAGTCTGGTGCCAGAgtttggtgagtcaacatctctttaggatgcctcgtgtagagacgaaacacgtgtcgaattgattgaagacaaatataAGTGAAATTTACACTCGAGATAACTCAAAAATTTAGAATCCTTTTCtatattgcttctcaatattgAAAATCTATGTTTATTACGAAAGGCGTAAAaccttggataatttatacgtttagatatagtctcttgctgtttaGACAACCgacaaaaacaggccaggaatattagtttaatttgcGTGACAAGTATtaatgtgcgtgaattgctcaaaatctTCTCAAACTAGAGGTTAGTTATAGATACTAAATATGTtctgacgttttcacagctgccgtattttatctagacgtatgattTAAGCATAAATCATAGAAATCAAACATAGACTACGTATACCATAGATAAACATAGATATCATAGATGCGTGTGTAATGTGTATATACAAGTCTGTATACCGATCTAGTTCGTGCCGATGACAGCTCATCTTTACATTGACCGCATTCTAGAAAATGATAAGGCTGCGAAGGTGAACTCAAGTACTAATTTCCGGTGGTGTCGATATCAAGAGAGTTAGCTATACCTCTCGACTGCATCTCAACGATACcttttttgatatttgaaaaCGAGGAAAGTATACGAAAGTTTTTCTTAagcattttgaaatatattaatattcttcGGCCTGTTGGTGCTTAAAAGTgcgattaacaaaaaaaaatatttttcagtaATAAAGCGTTTTTATAATACCAATTTTACCAAAACCTgccaattaaatatttatatagtaccTAATTGACATCGAGCATCCCGCGCTATTTTACAACATAATCCTTTTTTTTGTGAATCAAATTAAACCTTATTTAATCTTACTGAAAAATAATTCTACTTTTTGAGcgaccgggtgactccaattgatttctgtgttaaattatttctcggccatttctggactgattttaaaaaattttgaactcatagaaagcttgaatttcgacttgattcaattattataattaaaaacaaacattattaacaaattattctaaattagcacgcgctatttatatttatttaaaaattgagcccaTAATTCCTCATGTTTTAAAATGGCGCCATTCCGAAAGattctgttgttttttttttttttttttggattacttttgttttcaatatgtacacagacttagtttacctcgttTCGCTCAAATATAtgccgcagcgaagcggtacgacgagcgactgcggcatcctagttagtttgattttataataaagcgtGTTTCCTtagtttttttactattaaataatttcCATCAGGTCATAGACAAATAAATTCTGAATATGACATATCATGTAGATATacctttttattaaagttttgtttatataaatacaatcgTCATAGTTATCAGCTGTCATACCGACACCAGCAACTGTCAATTttatatcacaaataaaactatttacatgaaattataattgtattaaaatgtaTAGAGGATCTTATCAGCGAGGTATAATGACAATCCTTTTTAGTGGGGGTTCGAAACCATTAAGTATTTGGGCCACAAATACCGAAAGTGGCTACGTATCAAGGTttttagatccagatattaAGTCCATGGTCTTAGAAGTAGGTGGAACTAACGTGAGTACAACATATATAACGTGTCCAAAAGATCACAGAATGACCCTAGGAATAACAATGCCATTTTTAGTTATGATTgtgaaaaatcttaaaaaatatttttctttcgaaGTGACTATACTCGATGAATCAGGAGTTAGACGACGATTTCGTGTTTCAAATTTCCAGAGCACCACCCAAATACAAGCTATGTGCACTGTGATGCCAATCGGCCTCTCAGATGGTTGGAATCAAATACAATTCAATCTTGCTGAGTTTACAAGACGCgcttacaaaaaacaattcaCAGAAGTAGTGAGACTGCAAATTAATGCGAATATACGTATACGTCGAATTTACTTCGCTGAGAAATTGATTCCTGATGATGAGTTACCCcctgaatataaattatactttcCTCTTGGTtctaaaaaagaaaagaaaggaAAGCAAGCTTCTGCTAAAGAACTACAATCGAAACCACCTATTCAGGCAATTGCTGTAGAGGCTGCACCCGAACTACCCGGAAGAGTTTCCAAAATTTCAGTTAATTCTGCTAAGCAAGAACCAGCTCCTCCAGTTGAAGCTAAAGTAACACCAGGAGCTCACGAATTGAAGGTTGAACCACAAGACGTAGCTCAAACCATTGAAGAACCACAAAAGAGCCAAGAACCAGAAGAGGATATGATGCAAACAGAAGGTACTGAAGAGCAGACAGAGATAATGCAAGAGGTTATACATGAAGTGACACATACACCACCTGATACAGCAGTATCAGAGCCTGCAGAACCTGGAGCACCATCTGAAGATGCAGAAGtctaatttatattcattttcttAGACATTTATGTACACATGGTCTCTTTACTGGTTATTGAACGCTTCTAATGTATCATAATACTATTAACTTTCtatcattttaaatgttattaattttctttcgatgtaatttatttattagaacatcttttttactttttaatgatTGTTAATTTCCAtttcatgtttatttaaaaatatatttttagtagaAATCTTAACTTTGGTatgggatattttttttatttaaatgaaaataaacgtCTGAACTCTTATCTTAACGCCGACTTATAATTCTACCAACTTCTAATGTTTTACGTTTTATCTTCAAGttcttgaaatatattttttagatcCATATATGAGTGGCTTGGATTTTACCCTATGAAGGCtatgattttaaatttcttgaagTCAATCAATCAAGTCtttgatttgtgtaattaatcccagacgtGAGGGatattactttgaaaaataacaaatagtttaaCTTAAGCTTAGTAATAGTTAGCTACATATACAGGGTATGAAACAACTTCATCCTAAAATT includes the following:
- the LOC126979459 gene encoding cilia- and flagella-associated protein 20-like, which codes for MYRGSYQRGIMTILFSGGSKPLSIWATNTESGYVSRFLDPDIKSMVLEVGGTNVSTTYITCPKDHRMTLGITMPFLVMIVKNLKKYFSFEVTILDESGVRRRFRVSNFQSTTQIQAMCTVMPIGLSDGWNQIQFNLAEFTRRAYKKQFTEVVRLQINANIRIRRIYFAEKLIPDDELPPEYKLYFPLGSKKEKKGKQASAKELQSKPPIQAIAVEAAPELPGRVSKISVNSAKQEPAPPVEAKVTPGAHELKVEPQDVAQTIEEPQKSQEPEEDMMQTEGTEEQTEIMQEVIHEVTHTPPDTAVSEPAEPGAPSEDAEV